From a single Bacteroidota bacterium genomic region:
- a CDS encoding neutral zinc metallopeptidase → MKWIGRQRSTNVDDRRGMAKPAAGIGIVGVIIAIIYMFLGGDPQQAVQIIQQQQSSSAPAKAPDPNDEDAAFVSVVLKDTEDIWEKIFQEKFGQAYRKPTLVLFDGAVESACGFQQSATGPFYCPADEKLYIDLSFYRLLKERFHAPGDFAMAYVVAHEVGHHVQHLLGTSDKVHQQQQQLNERSANQLSVRLELQADFYAGLWAHYADRWKGVLEEGDIEEALTAANAIGDDRLQQESSGKIVPDAFTHGTSEQRMYWFQKGFTTGNMDQGDTFTSTR, encoded by the coding sequence ATGAAGTGGATAGGCAGACAACGCTCTACCAACGTCGATGACCGGCGGGGGATGGCAAAACCGGCAGCGGGAATTGGTATAGTTGGTGTGATCATAGCGATCATTTATATGTTTCTGGGAGGCGACCCGCAGCAAGCAGTACAAATCATACAGCAACAGCAATCGTCATCTGCTCCTGCAAAAGCACCTGATCCAAACGATGAAGACGCGGCCTTTGTGTCGGTGGTGTTGAAGGATACGGAGGATATCTGGGAGAAAATATTTCAGGAAAAATTCGGTCAGGCTTACCGTAAACCGACTCTGGTATTGTTTGATGGCGCGGTGGAATCTGCCTGTGGTTTTCAACAATCCGCTACAGGACCTTTTTACTGTCCTGCAGATGAAAAATTATACATTGATTTATCTTTTTACCGGCTATTGAAAGAACGCTTCCATGCTCCGGGTGATTTTGCGATGGCCTATGTTGTTGCACATGAAGTCGGACACCATGTGCAGCATTTGCTGGGTACATCGGATAAAGTGCATCAACAGCAGCAACAATTGAATGAACGTTCAGCCAATCAATTGTCGGTTCGCCTCGAATTGCAGGCGGATTTCTATGCCGGTCTCTGGGCACATTATGCCGATCGCTGGAAGGGCGTATTGGAAGAAGGAGATATCGAAGAAGCCCTCACAGCAGCCAATGCCATCGGCGACGACCGCCTGCAACAAGAAAGCAGCGGAAAAATCGTTCCCGACGCCTTCACCCATGGAACTTCCGAGCAAAGGATGTATTGGTTCCAAAAGGGATTTACAACCGGCAATATGGATCAGGGAGATACCTTCACCTCAACCAGATAA
- a CDS encoding UbiA prenyltransferase family protein, whose amino-acid sequence MKNEKLKERTTIYYAVLMAMAATLMGLKFFPEGNELHSTSDIYLHGLLLFSGTFLAYSISFPSPFLDISRGKFKHRKINLLILISFLLCITLPFFLFIPPGYMIQYGLAGLLSLFYYTGFSAKKIRFGGARTVFLLKNIVLALAWAFATSPISLEETDSVFLFFNRFLFVMALSLVIDIRDITSDGQKRIITIPAKAGILPTKIISGILLIAGTAFTLKSHQTGFIPLSIFTASAISTLSTIIAIAFVQKKSSSLLFLLLVDGNLLLHGILFSLSNNN is encoded by the coding sequence ATGAAGAATGAAAAATTAAAGGAAAGAACTACGATTTACTATGCTGTTCTTATGGCTATGGCAGCTACTTTGATGGGACTTAAGTTCTTCCCGGAGGGAAATGAGTTGCACTCTACTTCGGACATATACCTACATGGGCTTTTGCTCTTTTCAGGGACGTTCCTCGCCTACTCGATTTCTTTTCCTTCACCTTTCCTGGATATTTCGAGAGGGAAATTCAAGCATAGGAAAATCAACCTCCTGATTCTGATTTCATTCCTGCTTTGCATCACACTACCCTTCTTCCTATTTATCCCTCCGGGCTATATGATTCAATATGGTCTTGCAGGTTTACTGAGTCTTTTTTATTACACCGGATTTTCAGCAAAAAAGATCCGTTTTGGAGGAGCCAGAACGGTATTTCTTTTGAAAAACATCGTACTTGCCCTGGCATGGGCGTTTGCTACATCACCCATTTCATTGGAAGAAACGGATTCAGTTTTCCTGTTTTTCAACCGCTTTTTGTTTGTGATGGCTTTAAGTTTGGTCATTGACATCAGAGATATTACATCCGATGGACAAAAAAGAATCATCACTATCCCTGCCAAAGCCGGAATTCTTCCAACGAAAATCATCTCGGGCATACTTTTAATTGCCGGAACGGCGTTTACATTAAAAAGTCATCAAACAGGATTCATACCTCTTTCCATCTTTACTGCATCAGCAATCAGTACACTATCTACGATTATTGCCATTGCATTTGTGCAAAAAAAATCATCTTCCCTCCTGTTTCTTTTACTCGTTGATGGAAACCTGCTGCTACACGGAATCTTATTCTCTCTTTCCAACAACAACTGA
- a CDS encoding outer membrane beta-barrel protein has protein sequence MLFRILLLFYCFCCLPAFAQEGDSKKALNPFLVFDNYYSFIGNKSADVWGFRAGIEWNQTWRFGAGYNKIRSDIVERKILSGEELSYASNDTVKAQLFLTYFPVMAEYIFYRSDPWIISIPLQAGYGKSYFQYFDRENDERKIFKRGVVVTQAGISAQYKIIRWVGVGAGLGYRLMLVNNPEIETKMNSPVFAIGIKLYLGEIVKSIQGNESE, from the coding sequence ATGCTGTTTAGGATACTTCTCCTGTTTTATTGCTTCTGCTGTCTTCCGGCTTTCGCGCAGGAGGGAGACAGTAAAAAGGCATTGAATCCCTTCTTAGTCTTTGACAATTATTATTCGTTTATTGGAAATAAGAGTGCAGATGTATGGGGTTTCAGAGCAGGTATTGAATGGAATCAGACATGGCGTTTCGGCGCCGGCTACAATAAAATCCGGTCTGATATTGTCGAACGAAAAATCCTAAGTGGTGAAGAGCTCAGCTATGCCTCCAATGATACAGTCAAAGCGCAACTCTTTCTTACCTACTTCCCGGTTATGGCGGAGTATATTTTCTACAGAAGTGACCCCTGGATTATCAGCATCCCGCTTCAGGCAGGGTACGGAAAAAGCTATTTCCAGTATTTCGACAGAGAAAACGATGAGCGCAAGATTTTTAAACGTGGTGTTGTCGTGACGCAAGCAGGCATAAGTGCTCAATATAAAATCATCCGCTGGGTTGGCGTTGGAGCAGGCCTGGGTTATCGGCTGATGTTGGTAAATAATCCGGAAATTGAAACCAAGATGAACTCGCCCGTGTTCGCTATAGGCATTAAATTATATCTGGGGGAGATTGTAAAATCCATTCAGGGAAACGAGAGTGAATGA
- a CDS encoding dCMP deaminase family protein, with product MSKTGFDELYMELATNLAKKSHCVKMKVGAVISKDTRIVSLGYNGPPAGTHNCDEEWPETGCARDRKGGCSLALHAEANAILYAAKNQITLEDATLYVTLAPCLPCARIIYTTGIKKVLYRDSYAAYKGIDIEEGVDFLQRFGVDVSHFPLPANKNK from the coding sequence ATGAGTAAAACCGGCTTTGATGAATTGTATATGGAGTTAGCAACCAATCTCGCTAAAAAATCACATTGTGTAAAGATGAAGGTCGGGGCTGTTATCTCTAAGGACACACGAATTGTCTCTCTTGGATATAATGGTCCACCGGCAGGAACACATAACTGCGACGAAGAATGGCCGGAGACCGGATGCGCCCGTGATCGTAAAGGCGGATGTTCATTGGCCTTGCATGCCGAAGCAAATGCCATCCTGTACGCAGCAAAAAATCAAATCACGCTGGAAGACGCCACGCTCTATGTAACACTCGCGCCATGTCTTCCCTGCGCCAGAATCATCTATACAACAGGCATAAAAAAAGTCCTATACAGAGATAGTTATGCGGCATATAAAGGCATCGATATTGAGGAAGGAGTCGACTTTCTGCAACGTTTTGGTGTTGATGTAAGCCATTTCCCGTTACCTGCAAATAAAAACAAATGA
- a CDS encoding S41 family peptidase, producing MNQPSSRRLLLLPLVLGIVLASGIYLGSSLAPTPKVSADNKINTILDYIQQEYVDTINRKTLVDQSIEKLLEQLDPHSAYIPAEDLQSANEPLEGNFEGIGIEFHIQQDSIMVVSAISGGPSERVGLMAGDRIVKVNGKQVAGNGITNEQVLKTLRGKGGTPVTVSVYRRGQKALIDFKIIRGKIPINSLDISYMADESTGFIKISRFSATTYDEFMAAMSDLKQQGLRNLILDMRGNPGGFLDAATNISDELIGGKKLIVYTKGKARPRTSYYTKRDGIFEEGRLMVLIDEGSASASEIVAGAIQDWDRGTILGRRSFGKGLVQEQTELSDGSAIRLTIARYYTPTGRSIQKPYEKGVAEYEEELYSRFKHGELLSKDSIQFADSLKFKTPAGRTVYGGGGIMPDVFVPIDTSYETAYLNSLFASGSVNQFAYDYVDQHRSELKKYDAASYKKLFEINTEIIRTFTSYASERGVPLNEKELNRSLPFLKTQLKAAIARQVWKNEGMYPILHEKDATFQRAMSLIKQST from the coding sequence ATGAACCAACCCTCCTCCAGACGTCTGCTGCTCCTCCCATTAGTACTGGGCATAGTACTGGCATCCGGCATCTATTTGGGCAGCAGTCTCGCTCCTACTCCCAAAGTTTCTGCGGATAATAAAATCAACACTATTTTGGATTATATCCAGCAAGAGTATGTCGATACGATCAACCGAAAAACACTGGTTGATCAATCCATCGAAAAATTGCTCGAGCAACTCGATCCGCACTCTGCTTATATTCCTGCCGAGGACCTGCAATCTGCCAATGAACCCCTGGAAGGAAATTTTGAAGGCATAGGTATTGAATTTCACATTCAGCAAGATTCGATCATGGTGGTTTCTGCCATATCGGGTGGTCCCAGTGAACGCGTGGGATTAATGGCCGGAGACCGTATCGTGAAAGTGAATGGCAAGCAGGTGGCCGGTAACGGCATTACCAATGAACAAGTCTTAAAAACACTTCGGGGAAAAGGGGGTACGCCTGTAACAGTATCGGTATACCGAAGAGGACAAAAAGCCTTGATTGATTTCAAAATTATAAGAGGAAAAATTCCAATCAACAGTCTGGACATCTCCTATATGGCAGATGAGAGCACGGGCTTCATTAAGATCAGTCGTTTTAGTGCTACTACTTATGATGAATTCATGGCTGCCATGTCGGATCTGAAGCAACAGGGTTTGCGCAATCTCATTTTAGACATGAGAGGGAATCCGGGAGGCTTTCTCGATGCAGCTACTAATATCAGTGATGAGCTGATTGGCGGTAAAAAATTAATCGTGTATACAAAAGGCAAAGCGAGACCGCGCACCAGCTACTATACTAAACGTGATGGCATTTTTGAAGAAGGACGATTGATGGTACTTATTGATGAAGGATCAGCTTCTGCCTCCGAAATTGTGGCCGGTGCCATTCAGGATTGGGATCGCGGAACAATCCTCGGACGACGTTCCTTCGGTAAAGGCCTTGTTCAGGAGCAGACTGAATTATCGGATGGTTCTGCAATTCGTTTAACAATCGCCAGATATTACACGCCTACCGGACGGAGTATCCAAAAGCCCTATGAAAAAGGAGTTGCGGAATATGAAGAGGAATTATACAGCCGTTTCAAACATGGCGAACTACTCAGCAAGGACAGCATTCAATTTGCGGATTCGTTAAAATTCAAAACGCCTGCGGGCCGCACAGTATACGGTGGAGGAGGTATCATGCCCGATGTATTTGTACCTATTGATACTTCCTACGAGACGGCTTATCTCAACAGCCTTTTCGCGAGCGGAAGTGTCAATCAGTTTGCTTATGATTATGTGGATCAGCATCGCAGTGAACTGAAAAAATATGATGCCGCATCTTACAAAAAACTTTTTGAAATAAATACTGAGATCATTCGAACTTTCACTTCCTATGCCTCTGAGCGCGGTGTACCTCTGAATGAGAAAGAACTGAACAGGTCATTGCCCTTTCTAAAGACACAACTAAAAGCGGCTATTGCAAGGCAGGTATGGAAAAACGAAGGCATGTATCCGATTCTCCATGAAAAGGACGCCACCTTTCAACGTGCAATGTCGTTGATTAAACAATCCACATGA
- a CDS encoding acyl-CoA thioesterase translates to MEINGFKFKTRIQLRFKDTDQMGHVNNANHLIYFELARVAYFNEVIAEKIEWNKEGIILARIEVDYKSPVLLEDEVWVHIRLSKIGRTSFDMEYKIVRINGNVEVIAAEGKSVQVCFNYELNKPIPVPESWKVKALNFEPAFHSQ, encoded by the coding sequence ATGGAGATTAATGGTTTTAAGTTCAAGACGCGTATTCAGTTACGGTTTAAAGATACGGATCAGATGGGGCATGTCAATAATGCCAACCACCTGATTTATTTCGAGTTAGCAAGGGTAGCTTATTTCAATGAGGTCATTGCAGAGAAAATAGAGTGGAATAAAGAGGGTATTATTCTGGCACGTATCGAAGTGGATTATAAAAGTCCTGTTTTATTGGAAGATGAAGTATGGGTGCATATCCGCCTGAGCAAAATTGGAAGAACAAGCTTCGATATGGAATATAAAATTGTTAGAATTAACGGAAATGTTGAGGTGATTGCCGCAGAAGGGAAATCCGTTCAGGTTTGTTTTAACTATGAATTGAACAAACCCATTCCTGTTCCTGAAAGCTGGAAGGTGAAAGCATTAAATTTTGAACCGGCATTCCATTCGCAGTAA
- a CDS encoding DUF2807 domain-containing protein: MKNHLQHFVILLLIFFVSACMPSVSGEGDLVKQSREVEGFQKIELNLTARVTVIIADTTSVVVVAQPNLQEYIETKNEGETLVISSSRRLKATKPIEIVMTCPAQEALTINGSGDIFIINPFKIEKLNLDINGSGEIHAHINSRKIVTNINGSGDVFLKGNAEMHAAEINGSGKIKAEELEVEKYQIQINGSGDADIHATSKLSVKLTGSGNIKYSGQPAIESEIIGSGELKKNNN, from the coding sequence ATGAAAAACCATCTTCAACACTTTGTCATCCTTCTTTTAATATTTTTTGTTTCTGCATGCATGCCTTCTGTTAGCGGAGAAGGGGATTTGGTAAAGCAATCGCGGGAAGTGGAAGGCTTTCAAAAAATCGAACTCAATCTGACTGCGAGGGTTACCGTTATTATCGCCGATACCACTTCTGTTGTTGTGGTAGCGCAGCCCAATCTTCAGGAATACATAGAAACAAAAAACGAAGGAGAGACACTTGTCATCAGTTCTTCCAGAAGGCTTAAGGCGACCAAGCCCATTGAGATCGTCATGACATGTCCGGCACAGGAGGCATTAACTATAAACGGATCTGGAGATATTTTCATCATTAATCCATTCAAAATTGAAAAACTCAATCTGGACATCAATGGTTCCGGGGAGATACATGCCCATATTAACTCCAGGAAAATCGTCACGAACATCAATGGTTCCGGCGATGTCTTTTTGAAAGGAAATGCAGAGATGCATGCTGCGGAAATTAACGGTTCCGGAAAAATTAAAGCAGAGGAATTAGAAGTAGAAAAATACCAAATTCAGATAAACGGTTCGGGAGATGCGGATATTCATGCGACGTCCAAACTCTCCGTCAAGTTGACCGGAAGTGGAAATATTAAATACAGCGGACAACCTGCTATTGAAAGTGAAATCATCGGTAGCGGCGAGTTAAAGAAAAACAACAACTAA
- a CDS encoding glycosyltransferase — MKRPRLLFLTSRFPYPLEKGDKLRAFHLIRHLSNHFDICLFAINEETPRASWVKEVSPYCIAIKTVVISKFQSLRSMLLRHHIPFQSAYFYSDAAQQSLNEFVKEYQPDVVFCHLLRMSEYAKRLNIEPKVLDYMDAFSKGMERMQSTSSWWLKIPSRIEEKRLLKYEEEIFDRFQYHIIISEQDRAHIPHQERERIDIIPNGVDFEYFAPTAAEKTYDLLFNGHMSYPPNIASALYTANEIFPLLRTIDKNITLHIAGADPVQK; from the coding sequence TTGAAACGACCCCGGCTGCTCTTCCTTACCTCGCGATTTCCCTATCCGTTGGAAAAGGGTGATAAACTCAGAGCATTTCATTTGATTCGCCACCTGAGCAACCATTTTGACATCTGCCTCTTTGCGATAAACGAAGAAACACCCCGGGCTTCGTGGGTGAAGGAAGTTTCCCCTTATTGTATAGCCATTAAAACCGTTGTGATCAGCAAATTTCAATCGCTTCGTTCGATGCTCTTGCGTCATCACATTCCTTTTCAATCCGCTTACTTTTATTCAGATGCAGCACAGCAATCCTTGAATGAATTTGTAAAAGAATATCAACCGGATGTGGTCTTCTGTCACCTCCTCCGAATGAGTGAATATGCCAAACGCCTAAACATAGAGCCGAAAGTGCTGGACTATATGGATGCGTTTTCAAAAGGGATGGAACGCATGCAATCCACCAGTTCATGGTGGTTGAAAATTCCTTCAAGGATAGAAGAAAAGCGTCTTTTGAAATATGAAGAGGAAATCTTTGATCGCTTTCAATACCATATCATCATTTCCGAACAAGACAGGGCACATATTCCACACCAGGAGCGGGAACGGATTGATATCATTCCAAATGGCGTTGATTTCGAATATTTCGCTCCGACAGCTGCTGAAAAAACATACGATTTACTCTTTAACGGACATATGTCCTATCCTCCAAATATTGCCAGTGCTCTTTATACTGCAAATGAAATATTTCCCTTGCTTAGAACCATCGATAAAAACATCACCTTGCATATTGCAGGAGCCGATCCGGTACAAAAATAA
- a CDS encoding glycosyltransferase, with the protein MNGGGITVTGWVDDIRTVYSSSRILVAPMVISIGLQNKILQAMAMKIPCVISAMANNALGAEHNKQVLVANTPEEYCRYIQQLLNDKDFYRNIAESAYQFVKSRFTWEENTEKITRVIHALLQEKNDQ; encoded by the coding sequence TTGAACGGAGGAGGCATCACCGTTACGGGTTGGGTAGATGACATCCGAACGGTTTATTCGTCATCACGCATCCTCGTAGCCCCAATGGTCATCAGCATCGGCTTACAAAATAAAATTTTACAGGCGATGGCGATGAAAATCCCCTGCGTCATCTCCGCTATGGCCAACAATGCATTGGGAGCAGAGCACAATAAACAGGTCTTGGTAGCCAATACGCCGGAAGAATACTGCAGGTACATTCAACAGCTGCTCAATGACAAAGACTTCTACAGGAATATTGCTGAATCTGCCTATCAATTTGTTAAAAGCAGATTCACCTGGGAAGAAAACACAGAAAAAATCACACGTGTCATACACGCCCTGTTGCAGGAAAAAAACGACCAATAA